A section of the Deinococcus sedimenti genome encodes:
- a CDS encoding PaaI family thioesterase — MADPTRQRTYTWDDMTPALEAARRLSGLEYLHAMVRGELPPPPIGRTLGMEPGRLEDFTEGRAVFRLKPQEFHHNPIGSVHGGVFATLLDSALACAIHTTLPAGVGYTTLELKFNCIRPLLAGGPEVQAIGQVVAATRQTAIAEGRIVDDSGKLYAHATTTCLLLR; from the coding sequence ATGGCCGACCCCACCCGACAGCGCACGTACACCTGGGACGACATGACCCCCGCCCTGGAAGCCGCCCGCCGCCTCAGCGGACTGGAGTACCTGCACGCCATGGTGCGCGGCGAACTGCCCCCGCCCCCCATCGGCCGGACGCTCGGCATGGAACCCGGCCGCCTGGAGGACTTCACCGAAGGACGCGCCGTGTTCCGCCTGAAACCACAGGAATTTCACCACAACCCCATCGGCAGCGTGCACGGCGGCGTGTTTGCCACGCTGCTCGACTCCGCGCTGGCCTGCGCGATCCACACCACGCTCCCCGCCGGGGTCGGCTACACGACACTGGAACTGAAATTCAACTGCATCCGCCCCCTCCTCGCCGGCGGCCCCGAGGTGCAGGCCATCGGGCAGGTCGTCGCCGCGACCCGCCAGACCGCCATCGCCGAGGGCCGCATCGTCGACGACAGCGGGAAACTCTACGCCCACGCCACCACCACCTGCCTCCTGCTGCGCTGA